The Luteimonas sp. YGD11-2 genome has a window encoding:
- a CDS encoding cytochrome-c peroxidase, with the protein MQHPTRTGLAIAATLLVAVACSQSDGDRAAPADSGAGATAETATAQATPAAGGQVALEGVPGTAPTADAPDPADAAAAGDGDRLRTTAAALFGTIPERVEELRGQPLSQAQVDLGHMLFFEPRLSRSQLLTCNTCHSIGTGGADNVPVSIGHGWQQGPRNSPTVFNAVFNAAQFWDGRAADLAEQAKGPVQASVEMNSTPELVVETLESIPGYVERFGEAFPGQANPVSFDNMALALEAFEATLVTPDSRFDRWVLGDDGAMDGTERRGLELFMASGCASCHNGRNFGGQTYFPFGVIERPGADILPPGDKGRFEVTATASDEYVFRAAPLRNVELTAPYFHSGQVWDLEQAVAIMGTAQLGRELNDEEASAIAAFLRTLTGRQPTVEYPILPPSTPDTPRPTR; encoded by the coding sequence GCATCCGACCCGGACTGGACTGGCGATCGCGGCGACCCTGCTGGTGGCGGTGGCCTGCAGCCAGAGCGACGGTGATCGCGCCGCACCGGCCGACAGCGGCGCGGGCGCCACGGCGGAGACCGCGACGGCGCAGGCGACCCCGGCCGCCGGCGGGCAGGTTGCCCTCGAGGGCGTGCCCGGGACCGCACCGACCGCCGATGCACCGGACCCGGCCGATGCCGCCGCCGCAGGCGACGGCGACCGCCTGCGCACCACCGCCGCGGCGCTGTTCGGCACCATTCCGGAGCGCGTGGAGGAACTGCGCGGGCAGCCACTGTCGCAGGCGCAGGTCGACCTCGGCCATATGCTGTTCTTCGAGCCGCGCCTGTCGCGCAGCCAGCTGCTCACCTGCAACACCTGCCACAGCATCGGCACCGGCGGTGCCGACAACGTGCCGGTCTCCATCGGCCACGGCTGGCAGCAGGGCCCGCGCAACTCGCCCACGGTGTTCAACGCGGTGTTCAATGCGGCGCAGTTCTGGGACGGACGCGCCGCCGACCTCGCCGAACAGGCCAAGGGCCCGGTGCAGGCCAGCGTGGAGATGAACAGCACGCCGGAGCTGGTGGTCGAGACCCTGGAGAGCATCCCCGGATACGTCGAGCGCTTCGGCGAGGCGTTCCCGGGCCAGGCCAACCCGGTGAGCTTCGACAACATGGCGCTGGCGCTGGAGGCGTTCGAGGCCACCCTGGTGACACCGGATTCGCGCTTCGACCGCTGGGTGCTGGGCGACGACGGCGCGATGGACGGGACCGAACGCCGTGGGCTGGAGCTGTTCATGGCCAGCGGCTGCGCCTCCTGCCACAACGGGCGCAATTTCGGCGGCCAGACGTATTTCCCGTTCGGCGTGATCGAGCGTCCGGGCGCCGACATCCTGCCGCCGGGGGACAAGGGCCGCTTCGAGGTCACCGCCACCGCCAGCGACGAATACGTGTTCCGCGCCGCGCCGCTGCGCAACGTCGAGCTGACCGCGCCGTACTTCCACTCCGGCCAGGTGTGGGACCTCGAGCAGGCGGTGGCGATCATGGGCACCGCGCAGCTGGGGCGGGAACTCAACGACGAGGAAGCCAGCGCGATCGCCGCGTTCCTGCGCACGCTGACCGGTCGCCAGCCGACGGTGGAGTACCCGATCCTGCCGCCCAGCACGCCCGACACCCCGCGACCCACCCGGTAA
- a CDS encoding exodeoxyribonuclease III has product MRIISFNANGIRSAASKGFFDWFALQDADILCVQETKAQEHQLAGDAFRPPGYHVAFRDAQTRKGYSGVAIYSRREPDELRASLGWAPFDDEGRYLEARFGNLSVVSFYIPSGSSGELRQGFKFEVMEWLKPILDEWLASGRDYVLCGDWNIVRARNDIKNWTGNQKNSGCTPPERAWLNGLVADACGDGSPQPAHGWVDTFRALRPDEVEYTWWSNRGAARANNVGWRIDYQFCTPSLRERLSACSVLREPRFSDHAPYTVDYRA; this is encoded by the coding sequence ATGCGCATCATCAGCTTCAACGCCAACGGCATCCGTTCCGCGGCCAGCAAGGGGTTCTTCGACTGGTTCGCCCTGCAGGATGCCGACATCCTCTGCGTGCAGGAAACCAAGGCGCAGGAGCACCAGCTCGCAGGTGATGCGTTCCGTCCGCCGGGCTACCACGTCGCCTTCCGCGATGCGCAGACCAGGAAGGGCTACAGCGGTGTGGCGATCTACAGCCGCCGCGAGCCCGACGAACTGCGCGCGTCGCTGGGCTGGGCCCCGTTCGACGACGAGGGCCGCTATCTCGAGGCGCGCTTCGGCAACCTCAGCGTGGTGTCGTTCTACATCCCGTCCGGGTCGTCGGGCGAGCTGCGCCAGGGCTTCAAGTTCGAGGTGATGGAGTGGCTGAAGCCCATCCTCGACGAGTGGCTCGCCAGCGGCCGCGACTACGTGCTGTGCGGCGACTGGAACATCGTGCGTGCGAGGAACGACATCAAAAACTGGACCGGCAACCAGAAGAATTCCGGCTGCACGCCGCCGGAGCGCGCGTGGCTCAACGGCCTGGTCGCCGATGCCTGCGGCGACGGCTCGCCGCAGCCGGCGCATGGCTGGGTGGACACGTTCCGCGCGCTCAGGCCCGACGAGGTGGAATACACCTGGTGGAGCAACCGCGGCGCGGCGCGCGCCAACAACGTCGGCTGGCGCATCGACTACCAGTTCTGCACGCCATCGCTGCGCGAGCGCCTGTCCGCTTGCTCCGTGCTGCGTGAGCCGCGCTTCTCCGACCATGCGCCCTATACCGTGGACTACCGCGCATGA
- a CDS encoding MFS transporter, whose amino-acid sequence MSQAGDAAAPASYKGWAGIRRAFGTPSAITMLVFGFGSGLPFLLIASMTLSTRLRDVGLDLGSIGLISLASFFYLLKFLWAPLIDRYAFPLTAFLGRRRSWLLFSQLLVAASLGALALSRPEMGVTTLVMWVLVGSFAGATQDSVVDAYRIEVAPAAAQGALAATYTLGYRIGLIVGGAGALYLAEFQGWTNAYLWMAALMLVPVLTTLIAREPAVPEATVVRRIDFIGAFWQPFTSFFSSNGLLLGLALLAFVGLFKFPDQVIGVMAGPFYLDSGYSKADIATVSKLYGIWTGIVGAFVGGVCVAAFGFRRMLFVAAVGVALSNLAFLLMAYNPGQIWAFYLAISADNLFQGFAGTVLVAFMSSLTDRNFTATQYALLVSLANLPGKFAGGVSGFLVEATSYATFFILSALTVVPTLLLLGWLWQRIRDPVREPGAMGGTGG is encoded by the coding sequence ATGAGCCAGGCCGGCGACGCCGCCGCGCCGGCGTCCTACAAGGGCTGGGCCGGCATCCGCCGCGCGTTCGGTACGCCATCGGCGATCACCATGCTGGTGTTCGGCTTCGGCTCCGGCCTGCCGTTCCTGCTGATCGCGTCGATGACGCTGTCCACCCGCCTGCGCGATGTCGGGCTGGATCTCGGCAGCATCGGCCTGATCAGCCTGGCGAGCTTCTTCTACCTGCTGAAGTTCCTGTGGGCGCCACTGATCGACCGCTACGCGTTCCCGCTCACTGCCTTCCTCGGCCGGCGGCGCTCGTGGCTGCTGTTCTCGCAGCTGCTGGTGGCGGCAAGCCTGGGCGCGCTGGCGCTGTCGCGGCCGGAAATGGGCGTGACCACGCTGGTGATGTGGGTGCTGGTCGGCTCGTTCGCCGGTGCCACCCAGGATTCGGTGGTCGATGCCTACCGCATCGAGGTCGCGCCGGCCGCCGCACAGGGCGCACTCGCCGCCACCTATACGCTGGGTTACCGCATCGGCCTGATCGTCGGTGGCGCCGGCGCGCTGTACCTGGCCGAATTCCAGGGCTGGACCAATGCCTACCTGTGGATGGCCGCGCTGATGCTGGTGCCGGTGCTGACCACGCTCATTGCCCGCGAGCCGGCGGTGCCCGAGGCCACGGTGGTGCGACGGATCGATTTCATCGGCGCGTTCTGGCAGCCGTTCACCAGCTTCTTCTCCAGCAACGGCCTGCTGCTGGGGCTGGCGCTGCTGGCCTTCGTCGGCCTGTTCAAGTTCCCCGACCAGGTGATCGGGGTGATGGCCGGGCCGTTCTACCTCGACTCCGGCTACAGCAAGGCCGATATCGCCACCGTGTCCAAGCTCTACGGCATCTGGACCGGGATCGTCGGCGCCTTCGTCGGCGGCGTGTGCGTGGCCGCGTTCGGCTTCCGGCGGATGCTGTTCGTGGCCGCGGTGGGGGTGGCGCTGTCCAACCTCGCCTTCCTGCTGATGGCCTACAACCCGGGGCAGATCTGGGCGTTCTACCTCGCCATCAGTGCCGACAACCTGTTCCAGGGTTTCGCCGGCACCGTGCTGGTGGCCTTCATGTCGTCGTTGACCGACCGCAACTTCACCGCCACCCAGTACGCGCTGCTGGTGTCGCTGGCCAACCTGCCGGGCAAGTTCGCCGGTGGCGTGTCCGGGTTCCTGGTGGAGGCCACGTCCTACGCCACCTTCTTCATCCTCAGCGCGCTGACCGTGGTGCCGACCTTGCTGCTGCTCGGCTGGCTGTGGCAGCGTATCCGCGATCCGGTCAGGGAGCCCGGTGCCATGGGGGGAACAGGGGGATGA
- a CDS encoding anhydro-N-acetylmuramic acid kinase has protein sequence MPPSAPDVFLGLMSGTSADGIDAALVRFSDVDDRQPRLQAELLFGRTYAWDPALRSQLVALGQHAVPLVLDDIGELDTRIATALADAALQALADSGLRAAEIAAIGSHGQTLRHRPQGRALDGRDRFTLQLGDPGLIAERTGITTVADFRRRDVAAGGQGAPLLPALHAALLQHPHEPRAVLNLGGIANLTLLPAAETPDGVRGFDTGPANGLLDAWCQRHRGQPYDRDGGFAASGQVDGVLLERLREDPWFALAPPKSSGRDQFHLGWVDSRLAGHESPADVQATLLALTVATVVDALRANSAGTARVIACGGGVHNPVLMQALAAALPCALESSAAHGLDPDFVEAMGFAWLARQTVRGLPGNLPSVTGAAGPRVLGGIYPATPGAA, from the coding sequence ATGCCGCCTTCCGCGCCCGATGTGTTCCTCGGCCTGATGTCGGGCACCAGCGCCGATGGCATCGATGCCGCGCTGGTGCGCTTTTCCGATGTCGACGACCGCCAGCCACGGCTGCAGGCCGAACTGCTGTTCGGCCGCACCTATGCCTGGGACCCGGCATTGCGCAGCCAGCTGGTCGCACTCGGCCAGCACGCCGTGCCGCTCGTTCTCGACGACATCGGCGAGCTCGATACCCGGATCGCCACCGCACTGGCCGATGCCGCGCTGCAGGCGCTGGCCGACAGCGGCCTGCGTGCGGCTGAGATCGCCGCGATCGGATCGCATGGCCAGACCCTGCGCCACCGGCCGCAGGGCCGCGCACTCGACGGCCGCGATCGCTTCACCCTGCAGCTGGGCGACCCCGGCCTGATCGCCGAGCGCACCGGGATCACCACGGTCGCCGACTTCCGACGCCGCGACGTCGCCGCCGGCGGCCAGGGCGCACCGCTGCTGCCGGCCCTGCACGCGGCGCTGCTGCAGCACCCGCACGAGCCGCGTGCGGTGCTCAATCTCGGCGGTATCGCCAACCTCACCCTGCTGCCGGCGGCGGAGACGCCCGACGGCGTGCGCGGCTTCGACACCGGCCCGGCCAACGGCCTGCTCGATGCCTGGTGCCAGCGCCACCGCGGGCAGCCCTACGACCGCGATGGCGGGTTTGCCGCCTCCGGGCAGGTCGACGGTGTACTGCTGGAGCGGCTGCGCGAAGACCCGTGGTTCGCGCTGGCGCCGCCGAAGTCCTCGGGGCGCGACCAGTTCCACCTCGGCTGGGTCGACAGCCGGCTGGCCGGGCACGAATCACCCGCCGACGTCCAGGCCACCCTGCTGGCGCTGACCGTCGCCACCGTGGTCGATGCACTGCGTGCCAACAGTGCCGGCACCGCGCGCGTCATCGCCTGCGGCGGCGGCGTGCACAACCCGGTGCTGATGCAGGCCCTGGCCGCGGCGTTGCCGTGCGCGCTGGAGTCCAGCGCCGCCCACGGGCTGGATCCGGATTTCGTCGAGGCGATGGGGTTCGCATGGCTGGCGCGGCAGACCGTGCGCGGCCTGCCCGGCAACCTGCCCTCGGTGACCGGCGCCGCCGGGCCGCGGGTGCTGGGCGGGATCTACCCGGCCACGCCCGGTGCCGCCTGA